The Lycium ferocissimum isolate CSIRO_LF1 chromosome 10, AGI_CSIRO_Lferr_CH_V1, whole genome shotgun sequence genome window below encodes:
- the LOC132034386 gene encoding FCS-Like Zinc finger 15 yields the protein MVGLSVVLEGYSNRDNISTQKSTNIAASTTTGSSWQIVNKASMVMKPTSPTTPSSPFSRRKYPVAVGFLDSCFLCKKKLLPGKDIYMYKGEWGFCSVECRCRQIFMDEEESVPKTKKRDNNKSCTSSSSSSSSRSRKTASRNRPSGFAY from the exons ATGGTGGGTCTCAGTGTAGTACTCGAAGGTTATAGTAATAGAGATAATATTAGTACCCAAAAAAGCACTAATATCGCAGCAAGTACTACTACTGGTTCGAGTTGGCAGATTGTTAACAAAGCTAGTATGGTGATGAAACCAACTTCTCCAACAACcccttcttctcctttttcccGGCGAAAATATCCGGTTGCTGTTGGGTTTCTTGATTCTTGTTTCCTTTGTAAGAAGAAACTCTTACCTGGCAAAGACATCTACATGTACAA GGGAGAATGGGGATTTTGTAGCGTGGAGTGCAGGTGCAGGCAGATTTTTATGGATGAAGAAGAGAGTGTTCCAAAGACAAAGAAAAGGGATAATAATAAATCGTGTACTTCTTCAtcgtcatcttcttcttcacggAGTAGGAAAACGGCATCAAGAAACAGACCAAGTGGGTTTGCATACTGA